CCGCTGGTTTGCGAATAGCGATTTTGTCCATCGAGGATTGCCTGAATAGCCGCCTTCTTGATAGGTTCTGGGACGTCAAAATCCGGCTGGCCGATGGAAAAATTCACAGGGTTTTGAAGTTTATCCGCCAGCGCAAAAACCTTTCGGATACCGCTGGCATCAATTTTTTTCGTTCTCTGTGCCAAATAATCCGCCATTGTTTTGCTCCTGAAAGCGCATAAAAAAGCCGCCCCGCAAATTCTGGACAGGAACGGCCTTGATTTTGGTTCGTCCGATTTATTTTTTGGCACCGGCAGCCGGCGAAGCGGCTGCAGACGGTGCGGCGGCTGCCGCTTCCTGGCCTTCCGCCGCTTTTTCCTTGGCAGCCTTCTTGCCGCTGCTGCTCTTGCGGTGAGCCACCTTCGGAAGGCCCATCACTTTCCCTTCTTCCCAGCGTTCCTCTTTCTTGAGAATCTCAATTCTTTCGCCTCTGGAAAGGACATTGCGGTGTCGTTTCAGAGCATCTTTCAGTTTTAATGAACGATCAATTGACATTTCTTAGACTCCTCGAATTACGTCAGTGCTAATTCGTTTTTACTTTCATCCCATACGCATCCTGAAAAGGCGTGCGTCCAAAACTTTCAAAACCATCCGGGGCCTTATATTGCGCACCGATGGATTTAATTTTGTTCAGCATTTGCTGTCCGTCTGTGCCCGCTTTTAAAGGAGAGTCAAACCGGTCTTTTGTAACCAGCAAATAGTAGCTGCCGCGCCGCATGATTTCAGTTTTAATTCCGTTGTTTTCAAAATGGGCCTGAACCGGCACCAAATGGTCGCGGTTGGCATAGGTTGCGATAACAATAACATGGTCCTTTTCAGCTGAAGCCGGCTTGGGCGGTTCAGAGGCCGCAGACGCCGTCTGTGTCGGCCTTGTCTCAGATGCCGCAGGCGGTGTTGAAGTCGGAGCAGCCGGTCTTGTCGTCGGGGCAGGCTGAGGCGGCGGCGTCTGCGCCGTCCGTGACGGAGCAGGTGCTGTCGGTGCAGGTGTCGCCGGTTTGGGGGCGGGCGGCTCTGCGGAAACCCCTGTTGTTGTTGACGATGGAGTGGAGACTGATTGGGTTTCCAGCCGCTCTTTGCTGCGGTTTACCCAGATAAGAAAAGCGATCACAAGGACAAAAGCCCCCGCTGCAACCAGCGTGCCTTGATTGAGTCGATACGGGGTTTCGCGTTCTGCCGGGACAGGGCGGATTCCTACAGAGACCGGTTTTTTCTCCGGCTGTTTGGGGACCTGAGGTTCCGGGATGGCCGGTTCGACGCGGGTATTCTGCATCAGCCGCTTCATTCGAGCCTGACCCTGCCGGATGGCCTCGCTGAGTGCCTTATGGTTATACTGCTTGGCCGCCATGTTTCTGTCCTAACACGTTTTCTTCAAAGACTTTTTTCGTTTTCTGCCTCTCAGAAAATATTGAATTTACCGCAAAAATGCAATTCGAAAAAGAAAAATTCAGTCTTTTTTTAACGAGAATCTTGTTTCTTTCTTGACAAAGCCGCATCGGAGGGCTATACAAATCCATCCTTTACAAAATTTTTCTTTACGAAGCGGGAGGGGTTTGGTACTTAAAAAGGTACTTTAATTCTGATTAAGTGGAAGGTTTCCTCTGAACCGCAGAAAATAGCGGAGAAAGGGGATATTTTTTATATATTATTTTTATTCCCGATTTTGGAGAAAGCGACGATGCTTCCGGCAAAAAAAACCAGTAAGACGCGAACCCGTACCCGTCGGAGTCACCACGCCCTGAAACCGACGAACTATTCGTATTGTCCGCACTGCGGACAGGCCAAACTGCCCCATGCGGCTTGCGGCAAATGCGGATACGTAAACCCCAAAATCACGTTGAAGATTGGACAGGACTCGGAAGAATAACACCATGCGGATAGCGATAGACGCAATGGGAGGCGACTATGCACCGGCCGAAATCGTTGCCGGAGCATTGGAGGCCAAGGAGGTCCTCGGAAAAGAACATGAAATCGTGCTGATCGGAGATGAACCCGTTATTCGGGAGCATCTGGTTCGACTCAATGCCGATCCGGACACATTCCGTATTTTTCATGCCCCTGAAGTCATCGGAATGGATGAATCTCCTGTCGAGGCCCTGCGGCGAAAGAAAAAAAGCTCGATTGCCATAATGGCCAGAGCCGCTTCACACCGCCAGGTCGATGCGGTTCTGTCTGCCGGCAACACCGGAGCTTGTGTGGCGGCCTGTCAGCTGCGAATGCGGAATCTGGAGAATGTAATTCGTCCGGGGATTGCAACGGTCTTTCCGACTTTAGGCGGGCCTGTGATTGTCTGTGATGTCGGGGCCAATATCGTCTGCAAACCCATTCATCTGTATCAATACGCAGTGATGTCCTGTGTCTATGCGGAGGAAATGCTCGGCATTACGAACCCGCGTGTGGGAATTATGAATATCGGCGAAGAAGAGGCCAAGGGCAATGATTTGGTCAAAAAAACACGGGCTTTGCTGAAGGCGGACCCCACCATCAATTTTGCAGGCAATCTGGAAGGCCGTGACATTTTTGACGGTCATTTCAATGTGGTGATTTGTGAAGGGTTTGTCGGCAATGTGGTTCTGAAAACCGCCGAAGGTCTGGTCAGCATGATTTTTCGGGCGATTAAGGATGAGCTGAAAAGCCATTGGTGGCTGGCTCTTCAGTTCAAGAAAGTAATGACCAATATTTATAAGAAATATGATTACAATGAATATGGGGGGGCCCTGCTGCTGGGGGTCAACGGCACGGCGGTGATTTGTCATGGCTCCAGCAAGGCCCGAACGATTAAAAATGCGATTCTGGCCTGCCGGAAGTTTTCTACACAGCGAATTAACGAAAAGATTGTTCAACGCCTGTCTCAATCGACGGTCATGTCTAATGGTCAATAACCCAACTATTCAGTCGTCTGTGCGTCTTCGGGCCGTTGTGGCCGGTACGGGTTCGAGTGTTCCCGCCAAGGTGATGACCAACGAAGATTTTATGAAAATTGTCGATACATCGGATGAATGGATTGTCACCCGAACCGGGATTCGGGAACGGTACATCGCCGGTCCGGAAGACACCACAGCCACTCTGGCGGCGCAGGCGGCACGCAATGCCCTCGAGCGGGCGGGGATGAAGCCGGAGGAAATCGAGCTGATTATCGTGGCTACCATCACCCCTGAAATGGTTTTCCCCTCGACGGCCTGTTTCGTGCAGTCTCTCATCGGGGCCTGCAATGCCTGGGCCTTTGACCTCAGCGCCGCCTGCAGCGGTTTTGTGTATTCCTTGTCAATTGCCCAGCAGTATCTCAGCTCCGGCCGCTATCGAACGGCCCTGGTCATCGGGGCGGAAACCCTCAGCCGGATTACCAATTACAAAGACCGCAGCAGCTGCATCCTTTTCGGAGACGGAGCCGGTGCCGTCGTGCTGAAAGCCGTCTCCAGCGGGCCGGAAGGCATTATGTACAGCACCTCTTTTTCCGACGGCAGCAGCTGGGAGGCCCTCAAATGTCAGGCTTATGGGTCCCGCCACCCGGTCGGTGTTCCGCTCGAGAATCCGGATTTGGTCTATATGGATATCAACGGTCGGGAGGTCTATCATACGGCCGTCAGACGCATTGTCGAGCTGGTCAACGAGTGCCTGGAAAAATGCGACCTGCGGGTTGAAGATATCGCTATGTTTATCCCGCATCAGATGAATGCAAGGATTATTGAATCCGTCGGCAAGCGTCTGCATTTTGAGGATGAGAAAATCTTTATCAACATCGACAAGTACGGAAACACTTCGGCGGCCTCCATCCCCATCGCTCTGGATGAGTGCTGCCGAACCGGAAAAGTCAAGAGCGGAGATATTGTTCTGCTGGTGGCCTTTGGAGGGGGATTGACCTGGGGCGCCAACGTTATCCAGTTGTAAACCCTTCGCTTTCAGGGATGAAGATGGACAAGAAGAAAATCGCATTTCTGTTCCCCGGTCAGGGAGCTCAGACACTCGGAATGGGCACGGATCTTCCGGCACGATGGCCTTCCGCCGCACGTCTTTTTGAAAAGGCGTCCCGGATTCTGGGCTATGACGTCCAGCAGTTGTGTGCCGAAGGTCCGGAGGAAAAACTGAATTCAACGGTGTATTCCCAGCCGGCGATTTTTGTTGTCTCCGCCGCCCTTCTGGAGATTTTGCGGCAGGAACGGCCTGATTTAAATCCGGATGTGACGGCCGGGTTGAGCATGGGAGAATATACGGCTCTGTATGCGGCCGGCTGGATTGAATTCGAAGAGGCGCTGCGGCTTGTCCAGAAGCGCGGACAAGCGATGCAGGCGGCGGCGGATGCCTCTTCCGGTTCCATGGTCAGCATTCTCGGTCTGGATGAAGATAAAGTGCGTCAATTGTGCATGCAGGCCGCTCAGGGACAGGTCCTGGAGCCGGTGAACTTCAACTGTCCGGGGCAGATTGTCATCAGCGGACACAAAGAGGCCTGTGAGCGGGCCGCCGCACTTGCGGAAGAGTTTGGGGCTGTCAAGGCCGTCCCGCTGGCCGTGGCCGGAGCGTTTCATACGATTTTAATGGAGCCGGCCGCCCGACAGCTCTCAGAGGCCCTCGAACAAACTGAGATTCGGCCTTCCGACAAAGTAAAGGTGATAGCCAACATTGATGCTTCGTATTATTCCACCCCGCAGTCCGTTCGACAGGGACTGGTCAAACAGCTTATTGCCCCGATTTTGTGGCAAAACTGTATGGAACGGCTTCTTCGGGAGCAGGTGGAAGAGTTCTATGAAATCGGTCCGGGACGTGTTCTGACCGGTTTAATGAAACGAATAGACCGAAAAGCCAGGGTTATTACCGTCAATTCGGCGGAGGCATTTGCCGCCCTGCCGAATCCGTAAGAAGTTTGTACTTGGGAGATGAAAATGGCAGAACAGAGATTAGCAGTTGTTACCGGAGCCGCCCGAGGAATCGGAAGAGCCATTGTCCTCGAACTGCTTCGTCAGGGCCGCAAGGTAGCCGGGCTGGACTTGAATGCCCAGCAGCTCGAGGAACTCAGAAAGGTTGCAGCAGATCATGGATTTTCCGTCATTACCAAGGTTGTGGATATCACAAAGACGGATTTGCTGACCCAGATTCTCGAGGAACTGGCGGAAGAACACGGCGGCATCGGGATTTTGGTGAACAATGCCGGCATTACGCGGGATAAATTGATGATTCAGATGGATGATGAAGATTTTGACCGGGTTATATCGGTAAATCTTCGTGCCGCTTTTACGGCTACCCGGGTTGCCGCCCGGTCGATGGTGCGAAACAAATTCGGCCGGATTATCAGCATCAGTTCGGTGGCCGGTGTAATGGGACAGGCCGGTTCAGCCAACTATGCGGCCAGCAAGGCAGGACTCATTGGGATGACCAAGTCGGTGGCCCGTGAGCTGGGAAAGAAAAATATAACAGCCAACTGTATCGCTCCGGGGTTTATTATGACGGATATGACCCAGGGGCTTCCGGATGCCGTCAAGGAAGGAGCGATGGCGGTTATTCCTCTCAAACGCTTCGGAACTCCGGAGGATGTGGCCCGTGCGGTGGCCTTTTTGGCCTCCGATGAGGCCGGCTATATTACCGGTCAGGTTCTCTGTGTAGACGGCGGTATGGCAATGTAAGAAAATTGCCTAAAAAAGGATTGAAAAGGGATTTTGGTCTGGTTATATTACCGCCGAAAACCCGGAAATTCGGGTATAAACGGATTGGAAAAACACAGAAAGGATATTATTAACAGGTAAGGAGTTTAACCAGTGGGTGCGGATATTGATGTTCAGGCAATTGAAGCAAAGGTCATTGAAATCGTCAGCGAACAAATGGGTGTGGACAAGTCCGAAATCACCCGCGAGACGTCTTTTATCAATGATTTGAATGCTGATTCGCTGGATACCGTGGAATTGGTGATGGAGTTCGAGGATGAGTTCGATATGAGCATCCCGGACGAGGAAGCCGAAAAGATTCAGACCGTCGGTGCGGCAATCGATTATATTATCGATATTATGAAGAAAAAGGGCACAGAGGGCGCCGCAAAGAAGGACCAGGAGTAAGCGGCACACCCATGAAGTTTCAGCGACGTGTTGTTATAACAGGACTTGGGTGTGTAACGGCGTTGGCGGAGTCGGCTGACGGGCTTTATGAAGCCCTCTGTCGGGGTGAAAGCGGGATTTCCACCATTGAGTCATTTGATACGTCGGAGTTCCCTGTTCATTTCGGCGGCGAAATCAAGAAGTTTGACATCGACAATTATGTGCCGTCTCGGGAAGGCCGACGAATGGACCGTTTTACCCAAATGGCCCTTGCGTCTGCTATCCAGGCAGTCAACGACAGCGGTCTTGACTTTGAAAAGGAAGACAAAGAGCGGGTCGGCGTCATCATCGGCACCGGTATCGGCGGGATTAAGGAGATTGAAGAGCAGTATCTTCGTCTTCTCCAGAAAGGGCCTCGAAAGGTATCCCCCTTCTGCGTGCCTAAATTGATGGGCAATGCCGCCAGCGGGTGTGTTTCGATTCAGTATGGGCTCAAAGGCCCGAATATGTGTGTGGTGACGGCGTGTGCGTCGGCTGCTCATGCCGTAGGCGAGGCATTTTACAATATTTTGTGCGGCCGAAGCGAAATTGTCATCACCGGCGGCTCGGAAGCTGCTTTAACTCCCGTTGGGTTAGCTTCCTTCTGCGCATTAAAGTCGCTGAGCACCCGAAATGATGACCCGCAGCACGCCTCTCGCCCGTTCGATGTGTCTCGAGATGGTTTTGTTCTGGCCGAAGGTGCGGCGGTCCTGATTCTGGAAGAATACGAGCATGCCCGAAAACGAGGAGCGAAGATTTATGCGGAAATGCTCGGCTATGGAGCGACTGGGGACGGCTATCACATCACCGCCCCGCTCGAAGATGGTTCCGGAGCAGCCAAAGCAATGAGATTAGCCCTCGAACAGGCCCAGCTGAATCCAGACCAGATTGACTATATTAACGCGCATGGAACCAGTACCGAGCTGAATGATGCGGCGGAATCTCTGGCCATTCGGACGGTCTTTGGGGAACATGCATACAAGCTGTCGGTCAATTCGACCAAAAGCTGTCTGGGGCATTCGCTTGGCGCCAGCGGAGCAATCGAGCTTCTGGTTTGTGCCAAGACTATTGAAAAAGGGATTATCCATCCCACGATTAATCTCGAAACGGTAGCTCCGGAATGCGACCCGAAGATGGATTTTGTTCCGAAGAAGGCCAAAGAAAGAAATGTTCGATACGCCTTGAGCAATTCTCTCGGTTTCGGAGGCCATAACTGCAGTTTAATCATCGGAAAAGTGTAGTTTTTCCGGTTTCATTTGGAGATTTTTACACCCCGGGGCTTTGCACCCGGGGTTATTTTTTGAGAAATGCAGGCAACAAAATCTGTCGGTCGGAGTTTTTAAAAGAAATGACATTCATTGCGGATTTAGCAGGACTGATTATCGGAATCGGGCTGCTTCTGAAAGGGGCTGACTGGCTGGTAGAGGGTTCAGCATCTCTGGCCCGACGTCTCGGTCTGAGCCCGCTTATCATCGGTCTGACCATTGTTGCGATGGGCACTTCCGCTCCGGAGACGGCCGCCAGCATTGCCGCTGCGCTGGTGGGTTCGGGAGACATTGCGGTCGGCAATGTTTACGGCTCAAATATCGCAAATCTGGCTTTAATCGGCGGGCTTTGTGCCCTCATCCGGCCGATTCAGGTTCAGCCGATCTCTCTGCGAAGGGATATGCCGTTTTTGATCGGCACAGCATTGCTGCTTTGGCCGTTCCTGAAAAACGGAACCGTAAGCCGCCTTGCTGCTTTTGTGCTGATTTTGGTTTTCTCAGGGCTTATGGCGTTTATGGTTGCCAGTGAAAAAAAGCGGTTTTCCTCCGTTGAAGACCTCTCGCCGGAAGAAAAGCTTTACCTGCAGAAAGCCCCGAAACCTATTGGTTTGAGTCTGCTGCTGATTCTTTTGGGGTTGCCGGCACTGGCTTTCGGTGCAAAATTGACAATTTGGGGTGCTTCTTCGTTTGGCCGGCAAGCGGGATTGTCTGAAGCCGTCATCGGCCTGACGATTGTAGCGGTGGGTACCTCCCTGCCGGAACTGATTACTTCTTTGGTGGCGTCTTTTAAGAAACAGGACGACTTGTCTATCGGGAATTTGGTCGGCTCCAACATTTTTAACACGCTGTTTGTCATCGGTACAGCCGGATTGGCCCGTCCTTTTGCTGTCAGCCCTCGGCTTCTGGGGGCGGACTATTGGATTATGGTTGCCGTAAGCATCCTGTTTGCCTGTTTTGCCTTTGCAAGGGATAAAATCAGCCGTATGGCAGGGTTTTTTCTGCTGGCTGTTTACGCAGCCTATCTGTTTTATCTTCTTTCTTCAAACCGCATCGAATCGCTGTAGATGTCCTGGAAGTCGGGCCGGCGGGCCAGTTCGACATATTCAATCTTCCGGGCCAGCCGGGAAGCTCGCTGCCTGCATTGGCGGTTGAGCAAAATCATCTGGGCTCCGGCACCCGCCGCATTCCCGATAAACTGTATCTTGTCAGGGGCAATGGAAGGCAGAAGTCCGATTCGGATTGCACTGGTTTTTTGGATATAATTTCCGAAAGCTCCCGCCAGAAAGAGAGTCTGTATCTCTTCTAATTCGATATCCATCGTTCGGAGCAGAACGGAAATCCCTGCGAAGATAGCGGCCTTGGCCAGCTGGAGCTCGCGGATATCTTTCTGTGTCAGCAGCACAGCCGGCTGGCGGGTTCCGTTTTTCCAGGCCAGCACAAAGGCCGGCTGATTTTCGAACTGTGTGAGCCGTTCAAAGAGAGCCGGCGTCAGGTTATCCCGAAGTTTTGAAATAGGTGCGAACGCTCCGCAGGGTTCGAGGATACCCGCCTGAAGCAGCACAGCCGCCGCATCAATCAAACCGCTTCCGCAGATGGTTTGGGGTTCATCTAGACCGATGACATCCAGAACGATGTCCCCTTCCGAAAGAAGAACGCGCTGAATCGCTCCATTTTCGGCTCGGCTTCCATACAAAATACGTGCCCCTTCGAGAGCCGGCCCTGCAGCACAGCTGGCTGCCAGAAGCCGGTCTTTGCTGCCGAGGACGATTTCACCGTTGGTGCCGATGTCTACAAGCAGGGAAATCGAGTCGAGTCTATCCATCCCGGCCGCCAGGGCAGCGGCAACCGTATCCGAGCCGACAAATCCGGCAATATTTTCCACCGTGTAGAGTCGCCCGGCCGGATGGATGTGAAGCCCCGCTTTGGCAGCCGGCTGGTCGCAGGAAGAAAGGGAGTATGGGCGATACGGAGATTTTCCGAGTGATTCCACCGGATATCCCAGAAGCAGATGATTCATCGTGGTGTTGCCGACTGCGGTGATTTCGTAAATAGTTTCGGGCGAAATCTGCTGCTTTCGGCACAGGCAGACAATCATTTCATTGAGTCTTTCTTTCAGACATCTTCCGAGCCGCTGAAGCCCTTCCGGAGTCTGCGCGTAAACAATCCGGCTAATGACATCGTCCCCGTACTGAATCTGGGGATTGGCGGCCGAAAGAGTTTGAAGGATTTGTCCGTTTTTCAGGTCGATTAAATACAAAACGACTGTCGTGGTGCCGATATCAGCTGCCGCTCCGTAAAAACACGCTGTAGTATCGCCAGGCTCCAAACAAAGCAGACAGCGGTGTTCTTCTTCCACTGTCAGAACCGCCGTTGCACCGTTTGGAAAGGCGGCCCAACTGTCCGGAAGGGAAGCATCCGGATGGATAACCACCGGCGAATGGAAAAAGGAGACCAGTTGCTCAAGAAATCGGCTTGCTGACGCGGGAATTTCGGGAAAAAAATGTTTTTGGATACGAGAGTCCGCGGTCGTTTTGCCCTCAATACCCCGTTCGAGAATCTGGCTTATTCCTCCCCTGCTTTCCGGCGGTATTCGAACGGTTAAATCCTCATAAACCTTGTATTGACAAGCCAATACCTCACTTCCGGACGGTTCAAGAATCACCCGGCATTTCCGGCAGACCCCTGCCCCATGACAGGGAGCATACAGAGCAAGTCCCGCCTGGCTGGAGGCCTCTAAAAGAGTGGCACCCGGATGAACCCTGACGGTTTGCCTGTCGGGCAGAAATGTAATCGTACAGGATTTCACCGGTTTGCCCCTTTAAAAAAAGAAAGCGAAATGAACCGTTCGCATCGATTCGATTCCGCATCTTTCCGCCCTCGAAATTTCTCAGGCGGTAAAAAAACGCCGGCTCAGCTGATTTTGTGCCGGATTTTCCAGCGCATATGACGTTTTTTGCTGCCAATCTTGCGTCTTCGTCTCGGTTTTCCCATTCGGTTCTCCTGCTAAAAAAGTCATTTTCTTGTCGGGGGTATAGTAAGGTGGTATGATGAAAAAATCAAGAGAATGTTCTTTTTTTGGAGGATTCAAAAATGATTCAATGCAAAGATTGTGAAATGTTCGAAATGGACCCGTCCGGGAACCGGAGATTTCGTTGCGACCCATTTCTAAATATAAAAGAGCCGGAATGTCTTCAGAAAATGCAAATCCTCCGACTGGATATTTTGATATCGATTTATCGGGGGATGTCGGCCTGGCAGGAAAAAATGGGGCCTCTTCAGGATAAACTCATCCGGTATTTCAAACGGGAAATTGAGGATCTGGATGAGTCCGAAAACTGGAAAATCGGCCCGGACGAGGAAGATGACGATTCGGAAGAGCCGCTATTTTGATTTCCTCATCAATACTGGATATAACGCATCCGATTATATTTCAGAGATTGCACCCCTTCTTTAAAACAGGGCAATAGAAGGCAAATTTGAAACGTCTAACCAATTAGAAAAATGGCAAGTTAGGATGAGTGAGCAGCCGGACATTGCAGAACTTCTTGAGGAATGCAGACGCGG
This window of the Anaerohalosphaeraceae bacterium genome carries:
- the rpmF gene encoding 50S ribosomal protein L32 yields the protein MLPAKKTSKTRTRTRRSHHALKPTNYSYCPHCGQAKLPHAACGKCGYVNPKITLKIGQDSEE
- the fabD gene encoding ACP S-malonyltransferase gives rise to the protein MDKKKIAFLFPGQGAQTLGMGTDLPARWPSAARLFEKASRILGYDVQQLCAEGPEEKLNSTVYSQPAIFVVSAALLEILRQERPDLNPDVTAGLSMGEYTALYAAGWIEFEEALRLVQKRGQAMQAAADASSGSMVSILGLDEDKVRQLCMQAAQGQVLEPVNFNCPGQIVISGHKEACERAAALAEEFGAVKAVPLAVAGAFHTILMEPAARQLSEALEQTEIRPSDKVKVIANIDASYYSTPQSVRQGLVKQLIAPILWQNCMERLLREQVEEFYEIGPGRVLTGLMKRIDRKARVITVNSAEAFAALPNP
- a CDS encoding small basic protein, with the protein product MSIDRSLKLKDALKRHRNVLSRGERIEILKKEERWEEGKVMGLPKVAHRKSSSGKKAAKEKAAEGQEAAAAAPSAAASPAAGAKK
- the fabG gene encoding 3-oxoacyl-[acyl-carrier-protein] reductase, which produces MAEQRLAVVTGAARGIGRAIVLELLRQGRKVAGLDLNAQQLEELRKVAADHGFSVITKVVDITKTDLLTQILEELAEEHGGIGILVNNAGITRDKLMIQMDDEDFDRVISVNLRAAFTATRVAARSMVRNKFGRIISISSVAGVMGQAGSANYAASKAGLIGMTKSVARELGKKNITANCIAPGFIMTDMTQGLPDAVKEGAMAVIPLKRFGTPEDVARAVAFLASDEAGYITGQVLCVDGGMAM
- a CDS encoding ASKHA domain-containing protein; translated protein: MKSCTITFLPDRQTVRVHPGATLLEASSQAGLALYAPCHGAGVCRKCRVILEPSGSEVLACQYKVYEDLTVRIPPESRGGISQILERGIEGKTTADSRIQKHFFPEIPASASRFLEQLVSFFHSPVVIHPDASLPDSWAAFPNGATAVLTVEEEHRCLLCLEPGDTTACFYGAAADIGTTTVVLYLIDLKNGQILQTLSAANPQIQYGDDVISRIVYAQTPEGLQRLGRCLKERLNEMIVCLCRKQQISPETIYEITAVGNTTMNHLLLGYPVESLGKSPYRPYSLSSCDQPAAKAGLHIHPAGRLYTVENIAGFVGSDTVAAALAAGMDRLDSISLLVDIGTNGEIVLGSKDRLLAASCAAGPALEGARILYGSRAENGAIQRVLLSEGDIVLDVIGLDEPQTICGSGLIDAAAVLLQAGILEPCGAFAPISKLRDNLTPALFERLTQFENQPAFVLAWKNGTRQPAVLLTQKDIRELQLAKAAIFAGISVLLRTMDIELEEIQTLFLAGAFGNYIQKTSAIRIGLLPSIAPDKIQFIGNAAGAGAQMILLNRQCRQRASRLARKIEYVELARRPDFQDIYSDSMRFEERR
- a CDS encoding calcium/sodium antiporter; protein product: MTFIADLAGLIIGIGLLLKGADWLVEGSASLARRLGLSPLIIGLTIVAMGTSAPETAASIAAALVGSGDIAVGNVYGSNIANLALIGGLCALIRPIQVQPISLRRDMPFLIGTALLLWPFLKNGTVSRLAAFVLILVFSGLMAFMVASEKKRFSSVEDLSPEEKLYLQKAPKPIGLSLLLILLGLPALAFGAKLTIWGASSFGRQAGLSEAVIGLTIVAVGTSLPELITSLVASFKKQDDLSIGNLVGSNIFNTLFVIGTAGLARPFAVSPRLLGADYWIMVAVSILFACFAFARDKISRMAGFFLLAVYAAYLFYLLSSNRIESL
- a CDS encoding beta-ketoacyl-ACP synthase III; protein product: MVNNPTIQSSVRLRAVVAGTGSSVPAKVMTNEDFMKIVDTSDEWIVTRTGIRERYIAGPEDTTATLAAQAARNALERAGMKPEEIELIIVATITPEMVFPSTACFVQSLIGACNAWAFDLSAACSGFVYSLSIAQQYLSSGRYRTALVIGAETLSRITNYKDRSSCILFGDGAGAVVLKAVSSGPEGIMYSTSFSDGSSWEALKCQAYGSRHPVGVPLENPDLVYMDINGREVYHTAVRRIVELVNECLEKCDLRVEDIAMFIPHQMNARIIESVGKRLHFEDEKIFINIDKYGNTSAASIPIALDECCRTGKVKSGDIVLLVAFGGGLTWGANVIQL
- the plsX gene encoding phosphate acyltransferase PlsX, which translates into the protein MRIAIDAMGGDYAPAEIVAGALEAKEVLGKEHEIVLIGDEPVIREHLVRLNADPDTFRIFHAPEVIGMDESPVEALRRKKKSSIAIMARAASHRQVDAVLSAGNTGACVAACQLRMRNLENVIRPGIATVFPTLGGPVIVCDVGANIVCKPIHLYQYAVMSCVYAEEMLGITNPRVGIMNIGEEEAKGNDLVKKTRALLKADPTINFAGNLEGRDIFDGHFNVVICEGFVGNVVLKTAEGLVSMIFRAIKDELKSHWWLALQFKKVMTNIYKKYDYNEYGGALLLGVNGTAVICHGSSKARTIKNAILACRKFSTQRINEKIVQRLSQSTVMSNGQ
- the acpP gene encoding acyl carrier protein yields the protein MDVQAIEAKVIEIVSEQMGVDKSEITRETSFINDLNADSLDTVELVMEFEDEFDMSIPDEEAEKIQTVGAAIDYIIDIMKKKGTEGAAKKDQE
- the fabF gene encoding beta-ketoacyl-ACP synthase II; translation: MKFQRRVVITGLGCVTALAESADGLYEALCRGESGISTIESFDTSEFPVHFGGEIKKFDIDNYVPSREGRRMDRFTQMALASAIQAVNDSGLDFEKEDKERVGVIIGTGIGGIKEIEEQYLRLLQKGPRKVSPFCVPKLMGNAASGCVSIQYGLKGPNMCVVTACASAAHAVGEAFYNILCGRSEIVITGGSEAALTPVGLASFCALKSLSTRNDDPQHASRPFDVSRDGFVLAEGAAVLILEEYEHARKRGAKIYAEMLGYGATGDGYHITAPLEDGSGAAKAMRLALEQAQLNPDQIDYINAHGTSTELNDAAESLAIRTVFGEHAYKLSVNSTKSCLGHSLGASGAIELLVCAKTIEKGIIHPTINLETVAPECDPKMDFVPKKAKERNVRYALSNSLGFGGHNCSLIIGKV